A section of the Candidatus Alcyoniella australis genome encodes:
- a CDS encoding glycoside hydrolase family 31 protein: MDYRTHALLAVLAACLLLIAGCQGDGSTEGADGPNLAAASCSWSWALEDDGALSISCGEREMLRLLGAERHRFAPDVSMLFGLFDHRKAGETSVELTLAQGDDEIVLLDGETQAGALNFEWTAQGDLRVIVELAQDYVGSSIKLLCEAEPDDMFWGFGEQYNFIDFRGRSVPIWVSEQGLGRDEDPLLPFTGDLTDSYFPMPYFIDPAAGLGFLLENSEYSYFDLGQSDPTQWSVEVWNGERASFLLLPGPQPIDVVAQLTAEVGRPSQTPPDWAFSGVLLAAQGGEDNVRRRAQTAIDAKVPLSAMWVQDWVGIRHFGLGNYGVKYHWTQDQELYPELNLLISDLRDHDIRFLGYFNPFVVPAYEHYQEMAELNYLIRRNTGRPYKFLISVFSGSLLDVSNPLAIEYFQGYAQAAAQMGQAGWMCDFGEWLPYDAQLAGGFAPSYHNQYATQWHRINREVLQAAYPEGDWLMLTRSGYTYEHQVAQVVWAGDQEADWNEKDGLPTVVRAGLSLGLSGVPFFTHDIGGFSGGPRTKELFLRWTELGAFTPVMRTHDGLLKEENHSFDSDAQTLQHFSRMARIHGALLPYFMQLADEAVQRGLPMLRHTCLVDPDWSGSYIAHEQWMIGNDLLFAPVVRKGEDWVQVLFPQGQWEHLLTGERFEGRTSAVVDAPLGAPAAFVRVGEPLELRRLVQEALDD; this comes from the coding sequence ATGGATTACAGAACTCACGCGCTGCTGGCCGTACTGGCCGCCTGTTTGCTACTGATCGCGGGTTGCCAAGGCGACGGGAGCACTGAGGGCGCCGACGGGCCGAACCTGGCCGCGGCCTCCTGCTCGTGGAGCTGGGCTCTTGAGGACGACGGCGCGCTGAGCATCAGCTGCGGCGAGCGCGAGATGCTGCGGCTGCTTGGCGCCGAGCGCCACCGTTTCGCGCCCGACGTCTCGATGCTCTTCGGACTGTTCGATCACCGCAAGGCCGGTGAAACTTCAGTCGAGCTGACCCTGGCCCAGGGCGATGACGAGATCGTGTTGCTCGACGGCGAGACGCAAGCCGGAGCGCTGAACTTTGAGTGGACGGCCCAGGGCGACCTGCGGGTGATCGTCGAGCTTGCCCAGGATTACGTCGGCTCCTCGATCAAGCTGCTGTGCGAGGCTGAGCCCGACGACATGTTCTGGGGCTTTGGCGAGCAGTACAACTTCATCGACTTCCGCGGCCGGTCCGTACCGATCTGGGTTTCGGAGCAGGGGCTGGGTCGCGACGAGGACCCGCTGCTGCCGTTCACCGGCGACCTGACCGACAGCTATTTTCCGATGCCGTACTTCATCGATCCGGCGGCCGGGCTTGGCTTCCTGCTCGAGAACAGCGAGTACTCGTACTTCGACCTGGGCCAGTCCGACCCGACGCAATGGAGCGTCGAGGTCTGGAACGGCGAACGCGCCTCATTCCTGCTGCTGCCCGGGCCGCAGCCGATCGACGTGGTGGCTCAGCTCACCGCCGAGGTCGGTAGGCCGAGCCAAACGCCGCCGGACTGGGCGTTCTCCGGAGTGCTACTCGCGGCCCAGGGCGGCGAGGACAACGTGCGCCGCCGTGCGCAGACCGCCATCGACGCCAAGGTGCCGCTCAGTGCAATGTGGGTCCAAGACTGGGTCGGTATTCGCCATTTCGGATTGGGGAACTACGGCGTGAAGTACCACTGGACCCAAGATCAGGAACTCTACCCCGAGCTGAACCTGTTGATCTCCGACCTGCGCGACCACGACATACGCTTTCTGGGCTACTTCAATCCGTTCGTGGTGCCGGCCTACGAGCACTACCAAGAGATGGCCGAACTGAACTATCTGATCCGTCGCAACACCGGACGGCCCTACAAATTCCTGATCAGCGTTTTCAGCGGCAGTCTGCTCGACGTGTCCAACCCGCTAGCTATCGAATACTTCCAGGGCTACGCCCAGGCTGCGGCCCAGATGGGGCAGGCGGGCTGGATGTGCGACTTCGGCGAGTGGCTGCCCTATGACGCGCAGCTCGCCGGCGGCTTTGCGCCCTCGTATCACAACCAGTACGCGACCCAGTGGCACCGCATCAACCGCGAGGTGCTCCAGGCCGCATACCCTGAGGGCGACTGGCTGATGCTCACCCGCAGCGGCTACACCTACGAACATCAGGTGGCCCAGGTGGTTTGGGCCGGCGACCAGGAGGCCGACTGGAACGAAAAGGACGGCCTGCCCACGGTTGTCAGGGCCGGGCTGAGCCTCGGCCTGAGCGGCGTGCCGTTCTTTACCCACGACATCGGCGGCTTCTCCGGCGGCCCGCGCACCAAGGAGCTGTTCCTGCGCTGGACCGAGCTGGGCGCGTTCACCCCGGTGATGCGTACCCACGACGGTCTGCTCAAGGAAGAGAACCACAGCTTCGACAGCGACGCCCAGACTCTCCAACACTTCTCGCGCATGGCCCGCATCCACGGCGCGCTGCTGCCGTACTTCATGCAGCTTGCGGACGAGGCAGTGCAACGCGGACTGCCGATGCTGCGTCACACCTGTCTGGTCGACCCCGACTGGAGCGGTTCGTATATTGCCCACGAGCAGTGGATGATCGGCAACGACCTGCTGTTCGCGCCGGTGGTGCGCAAGGGTGAGGATTGGGTGCAGGTGCTGTTCCCGCAGGGCCAGTGGGAACACCTGCTGACAGGCGAGCGCTTTGAGGGGCGCACTTCCGCGGTGGTGGACGCGCCGCTGGGCGCGCCGGCGGCGTTTGTGCGCGTGGGAGAACCGCTGGAGCTGCGGCGGCTGGTCCAAGAGGCGCTGGACGACTAG
- a CDS encoding LTA synthase family protein: MSQSKARRGGGSGMLYLLLATLLLCLVDGAYGLGLRLFAKSSSLGYQDALFIIICIAYLALACWALTHRARSAYWLRTKPRWIWGLIAAASLGVLLQWLRLPLSASLFSLFHNLLLYCWPLVLLHALCFPEFWKRTLDFLRVERSPRPAAAFWITPLLWTFALYLTLNWISVEYFGVQVRPLLLLPDPLIVLAVAYLLMSFARTTLLFVPTLALLLAIVQIGNAIKVGFLGGPLGPDDLAAFDELLMIMKGGNLVLVVAPLAALGLLLVVNFKPRKIASPIALLLLATTLAVLHYQPRLILDPLDSAFGNIPWNQEKNFRRRGAVVHFVQEYARRLAEAPQIPDAQQVAATLDALGRGPIATPQVERRNVYVLLLESFWDPTALCASGLRGDALDPRLRELWENGGRSRALSSTAFGGTPNAEYELLCGVPYHSKRIVFTNGVRNSMPCLPALLADQGFQTLALHPNIPDFWNRFNVYPRLGFQRYLAKEAFEFDDLNGDFLSDASLLRQVNAILERETGAPRLVYVLSITGHYDYPLNESLRPPLVSADDPLVQRYANSIRYTSAEVFDYIDALRSRDPEALIVVLGDHLPYLGKSQTPYIASGLLAAQREDYDAQNYYNLSATPLIVINGRDGPQALGDVAMYELPRIVLGLLGAKGDSWMSAFDYPGEDKARPFNDALLLIDPARNLTLCRFGRDEPDCGPALEWLANVDLLATDVALGDQHGLH; the protein is encoded by the coding sequence ATGTCCCAAAGTAAAGCACGGCGAGGCGGCGGCAGCGGGATGCTCTATCTGCTGCTGGCTACGTTGCTGCTGTGTTTGGTCGACGGCGCCTACGGTCTGGGGCTGAGGCTTTTCGCAAAATCATCGAGCCTCGGATATCAGGACGCGTTGTTCATCATAATCTGCATCGCGTACCTGGCGCTGGCATGCTGGGCTCTGACCCACCGCGCGCGATCTGCCTACTGGTTGCGCACAAAGCCGCGTTGGATTTGGGGACTGATCGCGGCCGCGAGCCTGGGAGTACTGCTGCAATGGCTGCGCCTGCCGCTGTCCGCGTCGCTGTTTTCGCTGTTTCACAATCTGCTTCTCTACTGCTGGCCGCTGGTGCTGCTGCACGCGCTGTGTTTCCCCGAATTTTGGAAACGCACGCTCGACTTTCTGCGCGTGGAGCGCAGTCCGCGACCGGCCGCCGCGTTCTGGATCACGCCGCTGCTGTGGACCTTCGCGCTCTACCTGACGCTGAATTGGATCTCGGTCGAGTACTTCGGCGTGCAAGTGCGGCCGCTGCTGCTGCTGCCCGATCCGCTGATTGTGCTCGCTGTGGCCTATTTGCTGATGAGCTTCGCGCGCACCACGCTGCTGTTCGTGCCGACTCTGGCGCTGCTGCTGGCGATCGTGCAGATCGGCAACGCAATTAAGGTCGGCTTCCTCGGTGGACCGCTGGGCCCCGACGATCTGGCCGCGTTCGACGAGCTGCTGATGATCATGAAGGGCGGCAACCTGGTGCTGGTTGTGGCGCCGCTGGCCGCTTTGGGTCTGCTGCTCGTGGTCAACTTCAAACCGCGCAAAATTGCATCGCCGATTGCGCTGCTGTTGTTGGCAACGACCCTGGCCGTGCTGCATTACCAGCCGCGATTGATTCTTGACCCTCTGGACAGCGCATTTGGAAACATCCCCTGGAACCAGGAGAAGAATTTTCGGCGACGCGGGGCTGTGGTGCATTTTGTTCAGGAGTACGCCCGGCGTCTGGCCGAGGCGCCGCAAATCCCGGACGCGCAACAGGTGGCCGCAACGCTGGACGCACTGGGGCGCGGGCCGATTGCGACCCCGCAGGTCGAGCGCCGCAACGTGTACGTGCTATTGCTCGAATCGTTTTGGGACCCGACTGCGCTTTGCGCCTCGGGCCTGCGCGGGGATGCGCTTGATCCGCGCTTGCGCGAGCTGTGGGAGAACGGCGGACGCTCGCGGGCGCTGAGTTCAACAGCCTTCGGCGGCACGCCCAACGCCGAGTACGAGCTGCTGTGCGGCGTGCCCTACCACTCCAAGCGGATCGTGTTTACCAACGGCGTGCGCAACTCCATGCCCTGTTTGCCCGCACTGCTGGCTGACCAAGGGTTCCAGACTTTGGCCCTGCACCCCAACATCCCGGACTTCTGGAACCGCTTCAACGTCTACCCGCGTCTGGGGTTCCAGCGCTATTTGGCCAAAGAGGCGTTCGAGTTCGACGACCTCAACGGAGACTTTCTTTCCGACGCTTCGCTGCTACGCCAGGTGAACGCGATTCTCGAACGCGAGACGGGAGCGCCGCGCCTGGTCTACGTGTTGTCGATCACCGGGCACTACGACTACCCGCTCAACGAATCGCTGCGCCCGCCGCTGGTGAGCGCGGATGATCCGCTGGTACAGCGCTACGCCAACTCGATCCGCTATACCTCGGCCGAGGTTTTTGATTACATCGATGCGCTGCGCAGCCGCGATCCTGAAGCGCTGATCGTAGTGCTGGGCGATCATCTGCCGTATTTGGGCAAGAGCCAGACGCCGTACATCGCGTCCGGGTTGTTGGCTGCACAGCGCGAGGATTATGACGCGCAGAACTACTACAACTTAAGCGCCACGCCCTTGATCGTGATCAACGGCCGAGACGGCCCCCAGGCCTTGGGCGACGTGGCGATGTACGAGCTGCCGCGGATCGTGCTGGGCCTGCTCGGCGCAAAGGGCGACTCGTGGATGAGTGCCTTTGACTATCCGGGCGAAGATAAGGCGCGGCCGTTTAACGATGCGCTGCTGTTGATCGATCCTGCCCGCAATCTTACGCTGTGCCGCTTTGGTCGCGACGAGCCGGACTGTGGCCCGGCCCTGGAATGGCTGGCGAATGTGGACCTGCTGGCCACGGACGTGGCCCTGGGCGACCAGCACGGCCTGCATTAG
- the sppA gene encoding signal peptide peptidase SppA, with protein MPIIARLTNFFRRLSLSLRIQLDQRYLSVRRPNTVWLPLRGSLPEHEIFRAGTLGLLPRRRTLLRLLSALASLADQSRVTTVVLTIGRLGGGLARVQNLADNVRRIRENKIKVIALLEHGASMREYLIALQADEIVLPPAQTLELVGLRSEYLLARGLLDKLAVEPEVLAVGKYKSAGEMLERTQLSDEAREMAEQLVDDTYDVLCRTLAERRGIDLERAAELLGNGPYRPQTALESGLIDAVLYPDELRSRLKGEGSRNIPAPRLLAALQRPRALRALGSNQRLAIVYASGQILTRSPGPLSDPAITPRAFAKIFKALRRDRNVRGVVLRVSSPGGSATASDIIWREAQLLAEKKPLVASFGDVAASGGYYIAMGARRIFAEPSSLTGSIGVVGGKLNLSGLYQKLGINKELITRGDNAWLYSDFVGLDERSREKLMELMRETYRDFVEKAAQGRGMQYEQIDQLAQGRVYTGSRALEVGLVDELGGLDDAVRHLKGLCNVPEEQPILIQEFPRPKTVKEMLRLSREDMRLSADLPEFVRRALARLSVFEHEPVATLCLFEPPEG; from the coding sequence ATGCCGATTATTGCCAGGCTGACCAACTTCTTTCGACGGCTCTCCCTGAGCCTGCGGATCCAGCTCGACCAACGCTATCTGAGCGTGCGCCGGCCCAACACCGTCTGGCTGCCTTTGCGTGGCTCGCTGCCCGAGCACGAGATATTCCGTGCAGGGACGCTGGGGCTGCTGCCGCGACGGCGCACCCTGCTACGGCTGCTCAGCGCGCTGGCGAGCCTGGCCGACCAGAGCCGCGTTACCACTGTAGTGCTGACCATCGGCCGCCTGGGAGGCGGCCTGGCGCGGGTGCAAAACCTTGCGGACAACGTGCGCCGGATTCGCGAGAACAAGATCAAAGTCATCGCGCTGCTCGAGCACGGCGCGTCGATGCGCGAGTACCTGATCGCCTTGCAAGCCGACGAGATCGTGCTGCCGCCGGCCCAGACCCTCGAGCTTGTCGGCCTGCGCTCGGAATACCTGCTGGCGCGCGGACTGCTGGACAAGTTGGCCGTGGAGCCCGAGGTGCTTGCCGTGGGCAAGTACAAAAGCGCGGGCGAGATGCTCGAGCGCACGCAGCTCAGCGACGAGGCGCGCGAGATGGCCGAGCAACTGGTGGACGATACCTACGACGTGCTGTGTCGCACATTAGCTGAGCGCCGCGGGATCGACCTTGAACGCGCGGCCGAACTGCTGGGCAACGGTCCCTATCGTCCGCAGACCGCGTTGGAGTCCGGCCTGATCGACGCTGTGCTCTATCCCGACGAGCTGCGCTCCAGGCTCAAGGGCGAGGGTTCGCGCAACATACCCGCACCGCGGCTGCTCGCTGCGCTGCAGCGCCCGCGAGCCTTGCGCGCACTGGGCAGCAACCAACGGTTGGCGATCGTCTACGCCAGCGGACAGATACTCACCCGCTCGCCCGGCCCGCTGTCCGATCCGGCAATCACCCCCCGCGCCTTTGCCAAAATATTTAAAGCGCTGCGGCGCGATCGCAACGTGCGCGGCGTGGTACTGCGCGTGTCCTCCCCCGGCGGCAGCGCCACGGCCTCGGACATAATCTGGCGCGAGGCCCAACTGCTGGCCGAGAAAAAACCGCTGGTGGCCAGCTTCGGCGACGTAGCGGCCTCGGGCGGCTACTACATCGCCATGGGCGCGCGCAGGATCTTCGCCGAGCCCTCGTCGCTCACCGGCTCGATCGGCGTGGTCGGCGGAAAGCTCAACCTCAGCGGGCTATACCAAAAGCTGGGGATCAACAAGGAACTCATCACGCGCGGTGATAACGCCTGGCTCTACTCCGACTTCGTCGGACTCGACGAACGGTCCCGCGAAAAGTTGATGGAGCTGATGCGCGAAACCTACCGCGATTTCGTCGAAAAGGCGGCGCAGGGGCGCGGCATGCAGTACGAGCAAATCGACCAGCTGGCTCAAGGCCGGGTCTACACCGGCTCCCGAGCCCTTGAGGTCGGACTGGTCGACGAGCTCGGCGGACTCGATGACGCGGTGCGGCACCTCAAGGGTCTGTGCAACGTGCCCGAGGAGCAGCCGATCCTGATCCAGGAATTCCCGCGACCCAAGACGGTCAAAGAGATGCTGCGCTTATCGCGCGAGGACATGCGGCTCTCCGCGGACCTGCCCGAATTCGTGCGCCGCGCCCTGGCCCGGCTCTCGGTGTTCGAGCACGAGCCGGTGGCCACGCTGTGCCTGTTCGAGCCTCCAGAAGGGTAG
- a CDS encoding glycosyltransferase family 39 protein codes for MTKLGSTTAGRFWLAAALIVLLSLALNFLGIGFGVPGMISWTSNSIRVDTVIENGTYIWEWYGPAVYRVSIAACRVSDLIAGRPDPTGWRWLIAQRTLHVLLCSACVLILIVLTRLTTNRSIALKAGIIGACSPVLVFWSKTESANPQVLFWAMLFLLCGTLALQRRMLRWWLFAGLFAGATVATKEAFWGVGLALPAVALFYEIRIGQGVQWRSWIGRSLLFGLVAVALYAAITALDPELFATRVHNYTLKTELIAPQVGLPMVVLGLLWHLVWALIQVTFGASQGLFVFLLVMPLLIVGLVRARGRFGERSYGPLLIALLTIWLLEASITYRELHAQDSLFLSLAYTPLVAIGIERFSNTRLLPRGVRKMGVAALWIIIVAFGLLIDLNMIYNPRYDLLELGQDDPQPRKVYYHQLRDVDFPALPEHWTEVKDLRSADLLVTYQREELLEPRALFFDWEITHQIDTYLPLRLPEPNYNIAYWIMEPKNRGVQGDIAVPPVDGQSGNRPADGALR; via the coding sequence ATGACGAAGCTTGGGTCCACTACTGCCGGGCGTTTTTGGCTTGCAGCGGCGTTGATCGTACTGCTGAGCCTGGCGCTCAATTTTCTCGGCATCGGTTTCGGCGTGCCGGGGATGATCAGCTGGACCTCCAACTCGATCCGCGTGGACACGGTGATCGAGAACGGCACGTACATCTGGGAGTGGTACGGCCCGGCGGTCTATCGCGTTTCCATTGCCGCCTGCCGGGTTTCCGACCTGATCGCGGGACGGCCTGATCCCACGGGCTGGCGCTGGCTGATCGCCCAGCGCACGCTGCACGTGCTGCTGTGCAGCGCCTGCGTATTGATCTTGATTGTGCTGACGCGGCTCACCACTAATCGTTCGATCGCGCTTAAAGCAGGGATTATCGGAGCCTGTTCGCCCGTGTTGGTATTTTGGTCCAAGACCGAATCGGCCAATCCCCAGGTTCTGTTCTGGGCGATGCTGTTTCTGCTGTGCGGCACTCTGGCCCTGCAACGGCGGATGCTGCGCTGGTGGTTGTTTGCCGGGCTGTTCGCCGGAGCCACGGTGGCCACCAAGGAAGCGTTTTGGGGCGTGGGATTGGCCCTGCCCGCAGTTGCACTGTTTTACGAAATTCGCATTGGGCAGGGTGTCCAATGGCGAAGTTGGATCGGCCGTTCGCTGCTCTTCGGGCTCGTGGCCGTGGCGCTTTACGCGGCGATCACCGCCCTGGACCCGGAGCTGTTCGCCACGCGGGTGCACAACTACACGCTCAAGACCGAGTTGATTGCGCCGCAAGTCGGGCTGCCGATGGTCGTGCTCGGTCTGTTGTGGCATCTGGTGTGGGCGTTGATCCAGGTGACGTTCGGCGCCTCCCAGGGGCTGTTCGTTTTTCTTTTGGTCATGCCGCTGTTGATCGTCGGGCTGGTGCGGGCGCGCGGCCGGTTCGGCGAGCGTAGTTATGGGCCGCTGCTGATCGCCCTGCTGACGATCTGGCTGCTGGAGGCCTCGATCACCTACCGTGAGCTGCATGCCCAAGACTCGCTGTTTCTGTCATTGGCCTATACGCCGCTCGTGGCCATCGGCATCGAGCGTTTCAGCAATACCCGATTGCTGCCGCGGGGCGTGCGCAAGATGGGAGTGGCTGCGCTGTGGATTATCATCGTGGCCTTCGGCCTGCTGATCGATCTGAACATGATCTACAACCCGCGCTACGACCTGCTCGAGCTTGGACAGGACGATCCGCAGCCACGCAAGGTCTACTATCATCAGCTTCGGGATGTGGACTTTCCGGCGTTGCCCGAGCACTGGACCGAGGTTAAGGACCTGCGATCAGCAGACTTGTTGGTGACCTATCAGCGCGAGGAGTTGCTTGAGCCGCGCGCGCTGTTTTTCGATTGGGAGATCACGCACCAGATCGACACCTATTTGCCGCTACGCCTTCCCGAGCCCAACTACAACATCGCGTATTGGATAATGGAGCCCAAGAACAGAGGCGTCCAGGGTGATATCGCCGTTCCCCCGGTTGATGGTCAAAGTGGAAATCGCCCCGCGGACGGTGCGCTGCGATGA
- a CDS encoding DUF2142 domain-containing protein encodes MKFFIDHLALSVVLILLLSLGLNSLAMDFGVPGQPSWTANPIRLFDVENYGLTIQDHYGPLCFSVARLACFIADSVVHDPEYREWNWIIALRAMNILFCTACVLVLMLITLITHSRLVALQSGFICACAPAVVFWAKSESVNPLVTLLLMLTILAAVHLLRSSRPQALLWIVCGVLAGLTISAKETYWGILAALPVVYILNCWRHDWPLSRIVFQGLPWSVLYVALAVVIYFKFTFSEPELLNVRISHYLGPIQGSEPAPVMNLLELLGVIGQKMLTWLFVVPLTALSGLFFNPFSYFFGLIGLAASIRGSSFGRWTPLLLAYVTTWLMSILLLWRDNLPQDVLPLALCLSPLVALGISTVFGWRRLPVWAARTGIGAVYTLILLFGLLVNLNMIYNPRYDLLELGRDDDRRHSVIFAVQRENREPALPKHWSRVEDVNQADMLVVELNSYNKQESLLRLPFPIEDSGDEQWCPMQRLDTPSLLGFLFPNYNISYLVMERRRECPELQSGTQQVQ; translated from the coding sequence ATGAAGTTTTTTATCGACCATTTGGCGCTGTCGGTAGTATTGATTTTGCTGTTGAGCTTGGGGCTGAACTCGCTGGCCATGGACTTCGGAGTGCCCGGCCAGCCCTCGTGGACCGCCAATCCGATCCGGCTTTTCGACGTGGAGAATTACGGCCTGACAATCCAGGATCACTACGGGCCATTGTGCTTCAGCGTGGCGCGTCTGGCCTGCTTTATCGCCGACTCCGTGGTACACGATCCGGAATATAGGGAATGGAATTGGATCATTGCCCTTCGCGCGATGAACATCCTGTTCTGCACTGCCTGTGTGTTGGTTCTGATGCTGATCACTCTGATCACCCACAGCAGGCTCGTGGCTCTGCAATCCGGATTTATTTGTGCCTGTGCGCCGGCGGTGGTTTTCTGGGCCAAGAGCGAATCGGTTAACCCGCTGGTGACGCTGCTGTTGATGTTGACGATCCTGGCCGCGGTGCATCTGCTGCGGAGCTCGCGCCCTCAGGCCTTGTTGTGGATCGTGTGTGGGGTGCTCGCCGGGCTGACGATCTCGGCCAAGGAGACCTACTGGGGGATACTTGCCGCACTCCCCGTCGTCTATATTCTGAATTGCTGGAGGCACGACTGGCCGCTGAGCAGAATCGTGTTTCAGGGTCTGCCGTGGTCCGTGCTCTACGTCGCGCTGGCCGTAGTGATCTATTTTAAATTCACCTTCTCGGAACCCGAGCTGCTCAATGTCCGTATTTCGCACTATCTAGGCCCGATACAGGGGTCCGAGCCCGCGCCGGTGATGAATCTGTTGGAGTTGCTGGGAGTAATCGGCCAAAAGATGTTGACCTGGCTGTTCGTAGTGCCGCTGACAGCGTTGAGCGGCCTGTTTTTCAACCCATTTTCATATTTCTTCGGCCTAATCGGCCTGGCGGCTTCGATTCGCGGATCGAGCTTCGGACGCTGGACGCCGTTGTTGCTGGCATACGTCACGACCTGGTTGATGTCGATTCTGCTGCTGTGGCGCGATAACCTGCCCCAAGACGTACTGCCGTTGGCGCTGTGTCTATCGCCGTTGGTGGCCCTGGGAATTTCCACGGTCTTTGGTTGGCGGCGTTTGCCCGTGTGGGCAGCCAGGACCGGGATCGGGGCGGTATATACCCTGATCCTGCTGTTTGGTCTGCTGGTCAATCTGAACATGATTTACAATCCGCGCTACGATCTGCTGGAGCTCGGTCGGGACGACGACCGGCGGCACAGTGTAATTTTTGCGGTGCAGCGGGAAAACCGCGAGCCCGCTTTGCCAAAGCATTGGTCGCGGGTGGAGGACGTCAATCAGGCGGATATGCTGGTGGTTGAGCTGAATAGCTACAACAAGCAAGAATCCCTGCTTCGACTACCGTTCCCGATCGAGGATTCCGGGGACGAGCAGTGGTGCCCGATGCAGCGGCTGGACACTCCTTCCCTGTTGGGATTCCTGTTCCCCAACTACAACATCAGTTACCTGGTGATGGAGCGGCGGCGCGAATGCCCTGAGCTGCAATCCGGGACGCAACAGGTCCAATAG